A window of Cervus elaphus chromosome 23, mCerEla1.1, whole genome shotgun sequence genomic DNA:
ACACCACCTTCTCTCCCCATAGACTGATGGTGGGCATGGGCTGGGCTCAAAAGGAGTTATGGAGCCTCTCTGCTGAACAACTCACACCTCTGTGAACTGCGGTGGGGCTGGACACCAACCAACAAAATCCTTGATGATGGTGCCTAAGTAGGTGCAAAGGCAGAGGCCAGCTCCCCAACTCTGAAAGCCTCAAGAGACTCCTTTTGCACTGCGATGACTATGGGTTTGGAAGAAGAAAGTGGGCCGAGTTCCAAGTAGCTGTTCCTTACTACCCCAGCACTAGGGGCTGGTGAACTGGAGGCTGGCTGGCAGGGATGGGGAAAAGTAGGGTCAGGTCAAGCAGGGCTGGCCCGATGCGGAGTTCTGAGTAAGTCACAAGGCAGCTCCAGGCATAGGATATTCTCTGATTCCTCCTCTCTACCCTCTCCCCAGGCCCCTTTTCTGCCAGTTTGTCCCATCCATTTGTCCTGGGTGTGGCAGCACACCAGAGCTGAGAGCAGGCTGGGAAGGAGGAGGCGGATGACAAACTTTACCTGACTATGTGTCCCTTTAACAGCATCTCCTTGACCTTGTGAGGACTCCCATCCCAGTGTGGGTCAGTGGGACCAGGCAGCACTGAATTCTTTCTCTAGACCCTGGACAAACTGGTCATTGAGGAAGAGCAGCTGACCATGGGGCAGGAAGCGGGTGAGGACGCCTTCGATGCAGTCAGCCCTCAGCAGGAggttggcaccagggaccagcaGTCGGAGGTGGTCAAGGAGAAGGCGAGCCAGCAATCGAAGCGTGCTCTCCACCAGCAGCAGGTTCTCGTGAGCATCCAGCACCAGGGCAAAGCCTATAGAGATCACGCCTAGCCACACCACTGTCCGAGGCTCCTGGAAAGGGTCCCCTGGCGCCAGGCGGAAGGCCCCACATGGGGCCTCATGAAGGGCAACTGGATCATCTGAGGACTGGGGCTGCAGGTCCACAGCGTGCCGGCCACATGCCTGCTGCTGCAGCTGGTACATGGACTCCACCTGCCTGGGAAGAATAGGTGGGTCATGGACTTGTCATCCTCAGGACCACCCGTGGAGCTAGGAGCTGCCATTATCCCCATAACTAGATGTAGAGACTGAGCCCTGGAAAGACGAAGTGCAGTGACCCTGCCCAGGGCCACAGTACAGAAAGCATGAGCCCAGACAGGAATTTAGGCTCCAGCCTCCAGGTCCTGACCCGTTTCACTCTATGCAGCCAAGAGAAGGCAGGTTCTGAATACAGCTCCTTGGCCTGGGAAGGGGCATCAGGGGAAGAAGATCCCTCCCCTAACTGATTCACAGAGGCCTCCTCAACATCTCAATAAGAGATGAGAAGTGGAATATAAGCTACATCCTACCCAGGATGTCTGTAaactccccaccctcaccccatccTGAAGCCTTctccaaagagaaaagaaaaactttccaCTTGGACATCCAGGCTTTTCAAATCACCCTTGGACCTCTCATGAATCACCTTCCAATCTGGGCCATGTACaggctgctatttttttttttttaagatatttatttggctcttccaagtcttagttgtggcatgtgggatctagttccctgatcagggattgaacttggaacctgggcctcctgccttgatagtgtggagtcttagccactagaccaccagggaagtcccaggctgcTCTTAAAAACACCTGTTTGGTTTTCTGTGCCACATAATGGGGAGGAGGCCCAGAGAAATAAAGAGGTAACAAGAGGCTGGTCCAGGGTTGCCCCAGAGTGTTAACCGTCCACCCAAAATGCAGAGGGGCCAGGAGACTCTGGCACCTGTTGTTTCAGTCTGGGTCTGGGAGGAAAGGGTCCCAGGCCAGCTACCCCATCTGGAACAGTGTTTCCCAGCTGTATACTCTCTGGATCCAAGGCTTTCAGGAGGCTCTTGGTGAAGATTCCCACAAACTacattctctctcctttttagaGATTCATAAAGCTTAAAGGCACACTAAGGGCCCTGAAAAGTCCTGCACTCAAAGCATGTTTAATCTGTACTGTTTACACTCAAATCccaactctttcactttctaGATTCTATAGCTCATCTGTAATCTTCAAATTCCTTTAACTCTCTATAtactcatctgtaagatggggataatATACCTATCtcaaaacactgtttcaaagataaaaTGAGCTCATATACATGAAATATGCAGAACATAAAATGCTTACTACACACATGCTAAATAATACTAACTACAAAAAAGTTATAGTAAATGCTAAATAACTATAATAAATAATCATGATAATAACATTATTTCTTTAACCCCCTTTCATATAATACTTGTGAACAACTGGGAAGACTCTTCGAAAGCACTATTCTAAAaactttctctctgcttcttagTCCTCTTGTTTCTCTGTGCCCTCCCAGAAAACCTATCATAATCACTGACCAGGAAGCCTTGGGGCTGGGCTGGATGGTGTGGTTACCTGGCCACGGCCAAAATCTGCTCCTTTCGGAGAAGTCTGTCCCTCTCAGCACTGCGTGGCTGTGGGTCATTGGGTGAATTCTCGGCACCGAAGAAGCAAGAATAGAGCACTCGGCAAAAGCCCTCCTCAGCCTTGGTGGCCCGCAGGGTGTGGATGAGGAAGGCGTGGACCATGGCTCTGGGATGATGATACAGAGAAGTCAGACACTTCAGTGAGATGAGTATATAACCCCCGCAAGGGAGGCAACCACAGAAAGCGTTTGGCCTAGCTCCGCCTGGAGGGTGGTGTGGCTGGTCACTGGTCCTCCTTAGCCACCCAAGACACACGCCCAGCTCTGGCCTGCACCTCTGCCCACAACGGAGTCTAATGGCTAAGATATCCTGGACAACCCCAATGCCAAATATACAAACTGCTGGacaggaatttttaaaactgtaagttATCAGAGTGAAGAGACACTGGGGAGATCCTCCAGATTGAAGAAGGCCGAAGACACAGGACAGAGGAATACAACCCTGGCAGAAAAATTGGTAGCTTCAATATACAGCATTATTAGGATAACTGGAAGCATTTAAATATGGTTTACAGGTTAAATAATCGTCCTGATCAATATTACCTGGTTTTAAATATAGGGGAACGTCcttgtttttagaaaatacaCACTTAAGTACTTCTAAATACACAAGTAAAGGAGCATCACATCTGCAACAAACTGAATTAGAATATTACGTATACAGGAGTTCTTTATAAAAAGTTTACAGAAAGAAACTTTCAGTCTTGAAATCTGTAAGCCTGAGATCATGTCAAAACAAAGAccatgaaatagaaaaaataatgatgTCTGACTGGCTAAATGACCAGCCCAGGACTGAAAGGTAGCAGGGATCTTCGACTAAGGGTGAATAGACCGCCAGCTTAAACCGGTTAAAAATGAAGGTTCCAGAAGGTTCTTTAAAACCCAAGCCCGAAGACCTGAGCTAACCTCCCATGACCCTCTAGCCACGAGAAGATTTACGTCATCAATCTTCGCCACGGGCCTCGCGCAACCCCGAGGCGCAGTGCATCTGGGGGGTTGTAGTTGCTTGCCCCAGCTAACCAactgtgtggggtggggtggggcggacTGAGTGTGCACCGCAACCCCGGGCCGCTGTCCTCAGGGAGTGGTACTCACCTTTCCTTTCGTGCCTGCAAACTTCTAATAACGGGCCAAGTCCCTCGGCTAAAGGGGCAAAATGGCGGCTGCGCGGCACTTGGGCGCCTGCGCACGCCACTAGCGGGCGCGCGTCCGAGCGTGACAGTCTCCGGGTGGGCGAGGTCTCATTTCCGGAAATGCTCTCCGAGGGCGGGGTGTGGGCAACTTGCATCGTCTGACAAAGACCCCTAGCCCCGAGTTCCCTGCGCGGCCTATGCTGGTCACTCGCTGATTGAGTACGCGAGGTTCCCACTGGTAGTCCTGCAACCCCCGAGCCCCAGGCCATTTTCCCCGGCGGCCGCGAGGGGGCGTAGCGACCCGGCCTGTGGCGCTTCCGGAAGAGGCAGGGTCTGAAGGTGCAGGGCAGCAGATCTAAAACTAGTTCACATGCGTGGGAACccgcagtgtgtgtgtatgtgtgcttagtcactcagtcgtgtacaactctgcgacctcatagactgtagcctgccagattcctctgtccaaggggattctccaggcaaggatactggagtgagttgtcatgccctcctccaggggatcttgccaacccagggatcgaacccaggactcccgcgttgcaggcggattctttaccctctgagccaccagggaagccccagggaatcTTGGGGGCACCTGTTAAAATTCAGGTTACTGGGTTTTGGCCCAGAGAATGAAGGCTTGGGGGAAAATAAGCATATTTAGGCAGTTGAGGGAATGGGGCTTCTATGTTGTAGGTACCTCCGATGAGTTAAGACTAGGGCTTGAGGTGGGTTGGCGgcaggggtttgggggtgggggggaagactAGGGCTTGGCTTGGAGTAGACCGATTGAAAGTGCGGTCCCAATCCTGTTTCCAGCTGTCACTGACAGTTCAGTCATTTTATTGGGCCCCAGTGAAGCCCCATAGGATTTTGTAGACCgattaatttttcctttcacaCTCCTGCCTCTAACAAGCTTCTTCCTTGCCCCCTCTTTGAGGGAGGCTATCAAAAGT
This region includes:
- the AP5S1 gene encoding AP-5 complex subunit sigma-1 — its product is MVHAFLIHTLRATKAEEGFCRVLYSCFFGAENSPNDPQPRSAERDRLLRKEQILAVARQVESMYQLQQQACGRHAVDLQPQSSDDPVALHEAPCGAFRLAPGDPFQEPRTVVWLGVISIGFALVLDAHENLLLVESTLRLLARLLLDHLRLLVPGANLLLRADCIEGVLTRFLPHGQLLFLNDQFVQGLEKEFSAAWSH